One Perca flavescens isolate YP-PL-M2 chromosome 14, PFLA_1.0, whole genome shotgun sequence genomic window carries:
- the olah gene encoding S-acyl fatty acid synthase thioesterase, medium chain isoform X1 yields MELPATNRMEKLISCFKKSPDAVARLICFPWAGGGSIHYARWGNVLSSSIEVFAVKLPGRESRAKEPFFQNMQQVVDEVISVLLPLLKEKPFALFGHSFGAFTSFAVADALKRLHNLEPVHIFLSGASAPYSETRIKAPKRSDLSDDDFLKWLISIGGTPPELLANPEVLKLFLPALKADLHIVENYRCNEPDIPFLSCAVTCFDGKDDIPHDLQAWKSITSGDFTVRMLDGSHFYLKESGNEKIILDYVTKQVETSEMDYL; encoded by the exons ATGGAGCTGCCAGCAACTAACAG AATGGAAAAgttgatcagctgttttaaGAAGAGCCCAGATGCTGTGGCCAGGCTGATATGCTTCCCCTGGGCAGGTGGAGGGTCCATCCACTATGCACGCTGGGGAAACGTCCTCAGCAGCTCCATAGAAG TGTTTGCTGTCAAACTTCCAGGCAGAGAGAGTCGAGCCAAAGAGCCGTTCTTTCAGAACATGCAGCAGGTTGTGGACGAGGTTATAAGTGTGTTGTTACCGTTGCTGAAAGAGAAGCCGTTTGCCCTGTTCGGACACAG tTTTGGTGCCTTCACCAGTTTCGCCGTGGCAGATGCTCTGAAGAGACTGCACAACCTCGAACCCGTTCATATCTTCCTGTCTGGTGCATCTGCACCTTAT TCAGAGACGCGTATCAAAGCCCCAAAGAGAAGCGATTTATCCGATGATGATTTTCTCAAGTGGTTGATTTCGATTGGAGGAACTCCTCCTGAGTTGCTGGCGAACCCTGAAGTGCTGAAGCTCTTCCTTCCTGCCCTGAAGGCCGACCTGCACATTGTGGAAAACTACAG GTGTAACGAGCCAGACATTCCGTTTCTCTCCTGCGCAGTCACGTGTTTTGATGGAAAGGATGACATTCCTCATGACTTACAAG CTTGGAAAAGCATCACGTCAGGTGATTTCACCGTCAGGATGCTCGATGGATCCCATTTTTATCTGAAGGAGTCTGGAAATGAAAAGATTATATTAGACTATGTCACAAAGCAGGTGGAAACATCAGAAATGGACTATTTATAA
- the olah gene encoding S-acyl fatty acid synthase thioesterase, medium chain isoform X2 encodes MEKLISCFKKSPDAVARLICFPWAGGGSIHYARWGNVLSSSIEVFAVKLPGRESRAKEPFFQNMQQVVDEVISVLLPLLKEKPFALFGHSFGAFTSFAVADALKRLHNLEPVHIFLSGASAPYSETRIKAPKRSDLSDDDFLKWLISIGGTPPELLANPEVLKLFLPALKADLHIVENYRCNEPDIPFLSCAVTCFDGKDDIPHDLQAWKSITSGDFTVRMLDGSHFYLKESGNEKIILDYVTKQVETSEMDYL; translated from the exons ATGGAAAAgttgatcagctgttttaaGAAGAGCCCAGATGCTGTGGCCAGGCTGATATGCTTCCCCTGGGCAGGTGGAGGGTCCATCCACTATGCACGCTGGGGAAACGTCCTCAGCAGCTCCATAGAAG TGTTTGCTGTCAAACTTCCAGGCAGAGAGAGTCGAGCCAAAGAGCCGTTCTTTCAGAACATGCAGCAGGTTGTGGACGAGGTTATAAGTGTGTTGTTACCGTTGCTGAAAGAGAAGCCGTTTGCCCTGTTCGGACACAG tTTTGGTGCCTTCACCAGTTTCGCCGTGGCAGATGCTCTGAAGAGACTGCACAACCTCGAACCCGTTCATATCTTCCTGTCTGGTGCATCTGCACCTTAT TCAGAGACGCGTATCAAAGCCCCAAAGAGAAGCGATTTATCCGATGATGATTTTCTCAAGTGGTTGATTTCGATTGGAGGAACTCCTCCTGAGTTGCTGGCGAACCCTGAAGTGCTGAAGCTCTTCCTTCCTGCCCTGAAGGCCGACCTGCACATTGTGGAAAACTACAG GTGTAACGAGCCAGACATTCCGTTTCTCTCCTGCGCAGTCACGTGTTTTGATGGAAAGGATGACATTCCTCATGACTTACAAG CTTGGAAAAGCATCACGTCAGGTGATTTCACCGTCAGGATGCTCGATGGATCCCATTTTTATCTGAAGGAGTCTGGAAATGAAAAGATTATATTAGACTATGTCACAAAGCAGGTGGAAACATCAGAAATGGACTATTTATAA
- the slc9a3.2 gene encoding sodium/hydrogen exchanger 3.2, translating into MLLMESSGQTPVSDVTTMTITNLSNRTEVAPGNNSTQGSNSLAVVSWRWEHVSTPYLVALWVLVSWLCKFIIESFPSFVTNVIPESALLIAFGWILGGIIWAADLQQTFSLTPVVFFYFLLPQIILDAGYSMPNKLFFTNLGGILLYAILGTVWCAATLGLSLWGCQAGGAMGALDIGLLQYLLFGSLIAAVDPVAVLAVFEQVHVNEVLFIMVFGESLLNDGVTVVLFNVFDAFVKLGGPGINAVEIIKGIISFFIVAFGGSLVGLAFGLLVALLSKYTKNIQIIEPGFIFVLGYLSYLTADMLSLSAILSVTFCGVSSQKYLNSNMAESSVNTVRYVMKVFANGSETIIFVFLGISAIDKTIWVWNTGFILLTLFFILVYRFIGTFVQTWWLNQYRLVPIAFIDQLIMSYGGLRGAVAYGLATMLDDQRIKEKKLMIGTTLIVVYFTVILQGITMKPFVTWLKVKRSAVAEVTLIEKVQNKVFEHSLVAIEDISGQIGDNYLRGKWKIFEQKWMSRFLLTSEARNKQDYIFNVFHQLNLKDAVGYVDEGERRGSLEFVRNESAFIDFKKKFGDEFSEVMPDIMAAASDDPDAMRRDPVSSVSLQMHEKTMQGTRETEDINAHHLLQQHLYKGRKQHLHRYSRNHIDINTDDNEVQEIFQRTMRNRLESFKSAKMGLAPAKTITKHTKKDQQQKMPNGKSTDTSKNYYANNEGFEFSEGASGLEASGGSFPFRVNYRAGAGIENPTFMPDQDPMTPMQIPPWQAEDEPDGSRVISSQRAQGRLPWTPTNLRRLAPLRISNQSTDSFAQADTPASQEKDKKWPPPPPPPSDK; encoded by the exons ATGTTGCTGATGGAGTCCAGTGGCCAGACTCCAGTCAGTGATGTCACTACAATGACCATCACAAATTTAAGCAACAGGACCGAGGTGGCTCCTGGAAATAACAGTACTCAAGGAAGCAACTCTCTGGCTGTTGTGAGCTGGAGGTGGGAACATGTCTCCACCCCGTACCTGGTGGCCCTGTGGGTCCTGGTCAGCTGGCTCTGCAAATTCA tcATCGAGTCCTTTCCTTCCTTTGTGACTAATGTGATCCCAGAGAGTGCCTTGCTCATTGCCTTCGGCTGGATTCTGGGTGGGATCATTTGGGCTGCAGACCTTCAGCAGACCTTCTCGCTGACCCCAGTAGTCTTCTTTTACTTCCTGTTGCCCCAAATCATCCTGGACGCGGGCTACTCCATGCCAAACAAGCTCTTCTTTACCAACTTGGGGGGCATCCTGCTCTACGCCATCTTGGGGACCGTCTGGTGTGCTGCCACCCTGGGGCTGTCGCTGTGGGGGTGTCAGGCGGGAGGAGCCATGG GTGCTTTGGACATCGGTCTGCTGCAGTATCTTCTCTTCGGCAGTCTGATTGCTGCTGTGGACCCTGTAGCCGTCCTCGCTGTGTTTGAGCAAGTCCACGTCAATGAGGTCCTCTTCATCATGGTGTTTGGAGAGTCGCTGCTCAACGACGGTGTGACAGTG GTGCTCTTCAATGTATTTGATGCGTTTGTGAAACTGGGAGGACCCGGAATAAATGCTGTGGAGATCATTAAAGGGATAA TTTCCTTCTTTATAGTGGCGTTCGGTGGTTCCCTCGTGGGCTTAGCATTCGGGCTGCTGGTCGCTTTACTTAGTAAATACACTAAAAACATCCAGATCATTGAGCCAGGCTTTATCTTCGTCTTGGGATACCTCTCCTACCTGACAGCTGATATGCTCTCCCTGTCTGCCATCCTTTC GGTCACCTTCTGTGGTGTTAGCAGCCAGAAGTACCTCAATTCAAACATGGCTGAGAGCTCTGTCAACACAGTCAGATATGTCATGAAGGTTTTTGCAAATGGATCAGAAACCATCATTTTTGTGTTCCTCGGCATCTCGGCCATTGATAAGACAATCTGGGTGTGGAACACAGGCTTCATCCTACTCACGCTCTTCTTCATCCTTGTGTACAGATTCATTG GTACCTTTGTCCAAACCTGGTGGCTTAACCAGTACAGGCTGGTCCCTATTGCGTTCATAGATCAGCTGATTATGAGCTACGGTGGCCTGCGAGGGGCTGTCGCATATGGCCTGGCTACGATGCTGGATGACCAGAGAATAAAGGAGAAGAAGCTGATGATCGGCACTACTCTCATTGTTGTGTACTTCACTGTCATTCTTCAG GGAATAACGATGAAACCTTTTGTCACGTGGCTTAAAGTAAAGAGATCTGCAGTGGCGGAGGTCACACTCATAGAAAAAGTGCAGAACAAG GTGTTTGAACACTCGCTTGTTGCCATAGAAGATATATCTGGACAAATAGGAGATAACTACCTGAGGGGCAA GTGGAAAATATTTGAGCAGAAGTGGATGTCAAGGTTTTTGTTGACGTCGGAGGCGAGGAATAAACAGGACTACATTTTCAACGTCTTCCATCAGCTGAACCTCAAGGATGCCGTGGGTTACGTGGATGAG GGTGAACGTAGAGGCTCTTTGGAGTTTGTCCGCAATGAATCTGCTTTCATCGACTTCAAGAAGAAGTTTGGTGACGAATTCTCAGAGGTCATGCCTGACATCATGGCTGCTGCGTCAGATGATCCTGATGCTATGAG AAGAGACCCTGTGTCATCAGTGAGCCTGCAAATGCATGAGAAGACCATGCAGGGTACGAGAGAAACAGAGGACATCAACGCTCATCACCTGCTGCAACAGCATCTGTACAAGGGCAGGAAACAG CACTTGCACAGGTACAGCCGGAACCATATCGATATCAACACAGATGATAATGAGGTGCAGGAGATCTTCCAGAGGACCATGAGAAACCGTTTGGAGTCCTTTAAGTCTGCAAAGATGGGCCTTGCTCCAGCAAAGACAATAACCAAGCACACAAAGAAAGACCAGCAACAGAAG ATGCCAAATGGGAAATCAACGGACACAAGTAAAAACTACTATGCTAATAATGAAG gtTTTGAGTTCTCAGAGGGAGCCTCGGGCTTAGAGGCGTCAGGTGGTTCATTCCCCTTCAGGGTCAACTACAGAGCAGGAG CTGGAATTGAGAATCCAACCTTCATGCCAGACCAGGACCCCATGACACCGATGCAGATCCCTCCGTGGCAGGCGGAGGACGAGCCCGATGGCAGCAGAGTGATTTCTTCGCAGCGGGCCCAGGGGAGGCTGCCGTGGACGCCCACCAACCTGCGCCGCCTGGCCCCTCTACGCATCAGCAATCAGTCCACCGACTCCTTTGCACAGGCCGACACTCCTGCCTCGCAGGAGAAGGACAAGAAGTGGCCgcctccaccacctcctccctctgacaAGTAG